The genomic DNA tcataatcgattcctggtctctgtgagaatccttgtgcaacaagtCGGGCCTTATACCTCACGACTTCAccattctcatttctctttcTCACAAAGACCCATTTGTAACCCACTGGTTTTAGATTGTGTGGTGTTAGGAGTATTGATCCAAAAACACCTCTCTTCTTGAAAGAGTTtaactccacgtttatggcttctttccacttaagccaatcttttctttgcatgcattcataaatggacgtgggttctagatcctcatCATTTTCAATGATCTCAAGTGCTACATGATATGCAAATATATCATCCATGTCGACATGTTTTCTGTTCCATTGTTTTCCAGACATGACATAGTTTATAGAGATCTCTTCATTGTCAGGTGGTTCAGGACCCTGAGTTTTGGCGTCCCAAATCTCATTAGGCCCCTTAGCAACCGTGCCAATGTTCATGTCTTAGGATGCTGGTACGCCCGGCCCATGTCCGGACGTTGGCTTGTCCATGTCTCGGTCCTTTTGGACGGACGGATCGACCACATCGACCAGCTCCTTCGCCCCCTCGCCCACGGCCTGTTTAGTAACTTTCTTACTTATGCGGGGGAtcttatctttggaaccaattggtctaccacgtttcAGACGTGtcttagactctgtagcaacttgatttTGTCCCTTGTGGACATCAATTCTTATTGGTGCATTAGCAGCTGGTATATATGACTTGGTCATTCTATTTGGGTCAGCAAAGGAATCTGGCAGTTTATTAGCTAGCTCTTGAAGATGTATAATCTTTTGAACTTCAAGATCACATACTTGAGttcgaggatcttgccatgcttgggatgtatgattccatgtaatTTCTTTTACCAGCTTGCTATTATTTCATCCCAATGTTGGATAATCAGATTTCACAAAGTGGCAATCTGCATACCTGGCCTTAAATAAGTCACCCGTGGTTGGCTCgaggtattttataattgagggagaatcatatccaacatatattcccatccttctctgagctcccatctttgttctttgtggtgGAGCTATTGGATAATAAACAGCACATACAAAAGTCTTAAGATGGGAGATGTCTGGCTCTCGACCCATGAGGAGCTGGGATGGTGAATATTTATGCTCACTAGATGGTCTGATGCGTATTAATTCCGCAGCATGCAATActgcatgtccccaagctgTGACTGGAAGATTACTTTTCATGAGTAAAGGTCTAGCAATCATCTGAATCATTTTGATAAAGGACTCGGCTAGGCCGTTCTGTGTATGGACATGTGCCACGGAGTGTTCAACTgtcacccccatggacatacatTACTCATAAAAGGCTTGAGAAGTGaattcaccagcattatcaagacgtatagtcttcAAAGGAAAGTCTGGAAAATGTGCTTTCAATCTGATGATTTGAGCAAGAAGTCTAGCTAAGGCTAGATTCCGTGTGGATAATAGACACACATGGGACCATCTTGTGGACGCATCAATGAGTACCATGAAGTACCTAAACGTCCCACTTGGTGGGTGTATTGGTCCACAGATGTCACCTTCTTTCCAGAAAACCTATGGTTTCCTTTGTCAATTTGACTGGTGATGGTCGGACTTGGAGTTTTCCTTGTGCACAAGGTACACATGTATGGATCTTAGGAAAAACTCGTCTACCTTTAAGGTTATGACCATTAGAATTTAGGATAAGTCTACGCATCATAGATGTTCCTGGATGCCCTAGCCGGTCGTGCCACAAAGCAAAGTTATCCTTGAACTCTTTTCTTATTGTTATAGCATTGGCTTCGACCGCACTGATCTGAGCATGGTAAAGACCAGTGGATAAAGCTGGTATCATTTCCAAAACCTTCTTATGGTCTTGGTCGAGCTCAAAGATATTTAAGAACTCTTTGGCTCCTTCTCCACTCGTTTGAATATGAAGACCATTCTTGCGAATGTCTTTAAAGCTCAACAGGCTTCTTTTAGAGTTTGGAAAATACAATGCTTCATCTATTTCTAGATGTGTCCCATTTGGTAACAAGACATAAGCTTGGCAGTGGCCTTTGATTAGTGATGATACACCAGCTATTGTGCTCACATTGGCATCTTTCAATGTTAGATTAACAAAGAATTTCTTATCTTTAAGAATCGTGTGGCTTGTTCCACTATCAACCACAAGTGTATCCATACTTGCTTTCATTCTagacaataaaatataatctgaatcattcatattattattgtaAATGAAAGTAAAACATAGtgtattctaaaaaaaataaaacatagaatgCAAAAgcactaaaaaaaaattctcaaaagcCTAAAACACCAAAAACATCCAAACACAAATCGTTTGATGTATCGCATTAACCAACTGGGTCATTATTCAGCATACTCAGTATGTCTGAAGTCTCAAATTCCATGAGGTCATCATTGTCATGATCAAAATCGTCCTCTTCATCCTTGTACACCATGTGTGCTTCCGGATTCTTGCCCTTAAGACTCTCCTGATAGAGGTCGACCAGATGCTTGGCTGTGCGGCAATTCTTTGCCCAATGATTCATCATTCCGCATCTATGGCAAGGTGAGCTTGCAGGATTCTGTGGCTTTGAAGAAGTCCCATTGCCTCTGCCTTTACCTTGTCCATTATTGGACTGGGTTGGACGGTCATAAGGGGTGTTACGCCCTTTGCTGTTGCCACCTTGTCCACGTCCTCGCCCATGACCTTTACGGCCATGTCCTCTTCCATATGAGGATCCGCGGCCCTTATGGTCATACCGGACATGGTTGGCTTTAACACCATCATTAGGCTCATTTGAGGTATGATTTGCCTCAGGGACAGGCTTAGATCCATGTGGTCTAAGCTCACTGTTCTTCAAGAGCAGCTCGTTGTTCTGTTCTGCAAGCAGTAGACATGAGATGAGTTCACTATAGGTCTTAAAACCTTTCTGTCTGTATTGTTGCTGAAGCAACATATTGCTTGAGGAcattgtctggaaagtcttttcCAACAACTGCTTATCAGTTACAGTCTCGCCGCATAGCCTCAGTTTTGAGACTATTTTAAACATGGCTGAGTTGTACTCATTCACAGACTTAAAGTCTTGAATCCTGAGATGAATCCACTCATAGGTGGCACCCGGAAGAATCAAGGTcttatggtgatcatatctcatCTGAAGCTCTTTCCATAACTCGTATGGATCACTCACTGTGAGGTACTGAGCTTTGAAGCTCTCCTCAATATGATGACGGATGAGCATGAGGGTCTTAGAGTTCTCTTTCTTAGTAGCTTCGTTCTGAGGAACGATACAATGCTCTAGGCCTTTGGCTCCAAGAGAAATCTAGACATCTAGTGCCCATTGTAGGTAATTGTCACCCCTCACAGTTAGAGGTGCAAAATCCAAATTTGCAATTTTGGCCATCTGAAACAAAGATCAGATTGTTTAGgtctttttagaaaattttattttcttataattcatCCATCAACTTGTTTGAAAATAAGATGGATGAGAGCATGGTCTTGGTCGTACCTTGGGTACACTTCATTGACTCATGCGGCCTGTGGGCTAGTTGTACCGGAAGGTACACATCATTGACCAATACGGCCTGTGGTCTAGTCGTACCGGAAGGTACACATCATCGACCATGGTCTACTCGTACTGCTATGTACGTATCATTGACCTTATTGTCTAGCCATACTAAGTAGTATGGATCATTgactaaaaaaaattcaagatctAACCACACAATGGTGTGGATCATTGATCAAAGAATGTGGAAACATTAgactaattttgttttagacATATAGCGTATCATCCTTTgataaaggggtatcacttgttgtcttATACAAAATGAAAGTCATGTTATCACATGCTTAAAATTTTCTTAGGATTTAAAGTTTCTTTTTAATCTGATATTAACTTTTAaggattagattttaaaaattcaaatcagATTTTAAGTTTTGGTTAAACATAGACTTATGTTTTTGTTTAGACATATAGCATGTCATCCTTAAAAGGGGTATCGCTTGTTGTcttatacaaaactaaagttacGAGGGCTTTTAAGGTTTTGAGATCcgaaattttagggtttaggtttagaattTCGGATCTGATCAGATATGATCTAATAGAGTTTATAAGTTTTAGTAAAATTGATTTTAAGATATTCTATGgttttaaaacttataaataattttaaaatctagcAATTCGATTTAGAAGTTTTAAACAAGAACTAGATCAACTTAATCAAATCAGaaaccttttttaaaaaatcggattcaaacataaaaatgaaaccgaaaaataaaaacttgaGCCGCAAGTAAAATTAGGTTTTTGAGATCTAATCTTTTACTTTGCCGatttttctccttggttccttttttagaaaccttaatcaatCAACAAAGAAAGAATTCAAAGTATGATTAGTTTAAGATCTAAGGAACAATTGAATGTAAAAGATCTTAGAGAGAGAAGTGGTTGGCGGCTAGGGTTTATGAATTGGACTCTTGATGGTTGATCTTGGAGCAGGATCGTGCTGATAAcatgttctaatcctagtgttcttgcttAAGAAGTAatcgaaccagagagagagagagatcggatGCTTTTGTTTGTGAAGGAATGAGATGATATTATTCATAAGCAAACAAAAGCTCTCCTTATATAGGTTGGAGTTGGCCGCCTATTACACAAATGAGAGCAATGTGGGACTTTCTTAACTTAAGTTAAGAAGTCGGCCACTtaacaataaaagaaaaaacaaggcCCAATCCATTAACACATGATTGGTTTAATAAATCTCGGTTTAGTACAATCTCGGTTAAGCGTAACTTCGACCATCTGGTTATGAGTAATccttaaaccatctggtttacaacaaaatttgttaaaaacCAGAATTTTTTCAAATACCTAAACCCATAAGCCCCCTCTAAATATCAAATATTCAAAGATACGTAACAACAATAAGGTTTTAATAATTAGAAAGTTACATAAAAACAGTAGTCGGCATTAACAAGGAAACATGTGGGGtggttaaaagaaaaaacaaggtAACATGTGGGCGTAAAGAGATGTCATTGTCCACAAAAGTTATGCAAACTTGTTGATAGAACCTACAAGACTAGCATATAGCAACAGCGTGACCTAGTGATTGGACATATGATTGCTTAAAGTAATTCCACATTGTTTATTCAATTATTTATATCATAGAAAAGTGGGGAAAAAGCGCAAATAATGTCGTTAGCAGTCCACAGtccaaatttattttgaaagcCATAGCTCAGTCACCCGCTAACTTCGGGCTGGTCCGACAcggtttttaatttaatttatcgtttctaattttagatatttatggATTTGCACTTTCTGTTCAACACGCGTATATATACTTGCCGTGATGAAATTTGGTAGgatattttgaccaaaaaagatTGTCACttatttgtccaaaaaaaaatagattgtcaCAAAAAGCGTTATTGACCACCAAAGAAAGCAAATATAATATCTAGATATTAATAAGGGTACTTTTTGTCTAGTTTAATATCTAGATACAACTACAAGAATACCTCTTATATAAAAcgtactatatatttaaataatttggaaTTATCTGTGTACAAAGAATGAATGAGCGTTACAGTACGTACGTAAGCTAGATCAACGACACAAAATTAGAAGTTAACTAGATTTTGGCATTTTCTTGTTTAAGTTTTGTTGAAaactttaattattatatttttttaatcatatttgtatttaatataaatttaatttgataaaataatctcttaaacaaatgaaatacatagttagatataacatttattaataagttatgttcttgttttaatacaatattagattttgatttgcGCATCCGCGtgagtattttttataaaatatacttctatttttttatgttaatattagGGCTGCTAAAAAACCCGAATCCAAAAAACCATACTGATCTCGATGCAAAAAGTACTACTAAACTCGAAatgaattgattaaatatccaaattattcaaaattttggtatttaaagaattGAAACCGATTCCGATCTGAATCTAAGTATTTCGGATGCTTGAATGTatctgaaataaatttatatacttatatattaattatttttagatttaacgtgtataaaaacatctagaatatatatggtacttttaagttgctttaaatacttgaaagtaaatatctaaaatagttaaagtatgctcaaaacaacaaaaatatttaaaataattattgattctctatccaaatatttaaatcaaaccaatttatatgtcaATTTAGGTTTTCCGACatattattcatatttatatgtaatatatatttttgttaatatattttgagaaatttaaagtatataatgaattttaaattttaaaaataatttaaatgggttatctgaatttgaactgaacccgcaaagatctgaattgaATCgaaatcaaaatttagaaatatccgaatggggttAAAATCTTTGATCCTGAAACCCAAAGAAACCCGAACCAAACACTAATGGGTACCCGAACACCCGCCCCtacactattatatatcatattttcttcatcatataattaatcgtattttatatgtaccattatataagtaatcatataattaattgtatttaatatataccatcatataaataatcacatatattatatttttaaa from Raphanus sativus cultivar WK10039 unplaced genomic scaffold, ASM80110v3 Scaffold0011, whole genome shotgun sequence includes the following:
- the LOC108845130 gene encoding uncharacterized protein LOC108845130 → MLIRHHIEESFKAQYLTVSDPYELWKELQMRYDHHKTLILPGATYEWIHLRIQDFKSVNEYNSAMFKIVSKLRLCGETVTDKQLLEKTFQTMSSSNMLLQQQYRQKGFKTYSELISCLLLAEQNNELLLKNSELRPHGSKPVPEANHTSNEPNDGVKANHVRYDHKGRGSSYGRGHGRKGHGRGRGQGGNSKGRNTPYDRPTQSNNGQGKGRGNGTSSKPQNPASSPCHRCGMMNHWAKNCRTAKHLVDLYQESLKGKNPEAHMVYKDEEDDFDHDNDDLMEFETSDILSMLNNDPVG